Proteins encoded in a region of the Orcinus orca chromosome 8, mOrcOrc1.1, whole genome shotgun sequence genome:
- the LOC101272067 gene encoding lysine-specific demethylase 4D-like isoform X1, translated as MKAMKSKSNWAQNPSCSIMVFHPTKEEFNDFDTYIAYMESQGAHRAGLAKVIPPKDWKARETYDDIDDILIAAPLQQVISGQTGVFTQYHRNKKAMTVGEYRHLAKSEKYGTPPHLDFKDLERKYWKTRPYGSPVYGADVSGSLFDENTKQWNLGHLGTIQDLLEQECGVVIEGVNTPYLYFGMWKTAFAWHTEDMDLYSINYLHFGEPKTWYAVPPEHGRRLELLARELFPGSSRDCEAFLRHKVALISPTVLKDNGIPFGRVTQEAGEFMVTFPYGYHSGFNHGFNCAEAINFASPRWIDYGKVASQCSCGEGRVAFSMDVFVRILQPERYELWKRGQDQIVVDHTQPTEPSSQGLDAWREVPAPWGAALGLRHHQPRRARRPRGPVAADGETRHRVPVSAVSRRSSPVRGSCSAAQFEAEATCTSGEPGPTQPPTPGPSAPDRHPAGRCGPRRRPWEQGTQEPTAPPRAKRRLSLDIVQDPEAQPLPVDAPSPDNADPLSPGLQHPAKASGCGCGPVP; from the coding sequence ATGAAAGCTATGAAGTCTAAGTCCAACTGGGCCCAGAACCCAAGTTGTAGCATAATGGTATTTCATCCAACCAAGGAAGAGTTTAATGATTTCGATACATACATTGCTTATATGGAATCCCAAGGTGCACACCGAGCAGGCCTGGCCAAGGTAATTCCACCCAAGGACTGGAAAGCCAGAGAGACCTATGATGATATCGATGACATCTTAATAGCTGCTCCCCTCCAGCAGGTGATTTCTGGGCAAACAGGAGTGTTTactcaataccacagaaataagAAGGCCATGACCGTGGGTGAGTACCGCCACTtagcaaagagtgaaaaatatgGGACTCCACCACACTTGGATTTTAAGGACCTGGAGCGAAAATACTGGAAAACACGACCCTATGGTTCACCAGTATATGGGGCTGACGTCAGTGGCTCCTTATTCGATGAAAACACGAAGCAGTGGAACCTTGGACATCTGGGAACCATTCAGGACCTGCTGGAACAGGAGTGCGGCGTGGTCATCGAAGGCGTCAACACCCCCTACCTTTACTTTGGCATGTGGAAGACCGCCTTCGCCTGGCACACGGAGGACATGGACCTTTACAGCATCAACTACCTGCACTTTGGGGAGCCCAAGACTTGGTACGCGGTGCCCCCGGAGCACGGCCGGCGCCTGGAACTCCTGGCCAGGGAGCTTTTCCCGGGCAGCTCGCGGGACTGTGAGGCCTTCCTGCGGCACAAGGTGGCTCTCATCTCGCCCACGGTCCTCAAGGACAACGGCATCCCCTTCGGTCGGGTCACTCAGGAGGCTGGAGAGTTCATGGTGACGTTTCCCTATGGCTACCACTCTGGCTTCAACCATGGCTTCAACTGCGCCGAAGCCATCAATTTCGCCTCCCCGCGCTGGATTGATTATGGCAAAGTGGCGTCGCAGTGCAGCTGCGGGGAAGGCCGTGTCGCCTTCTCCATGGACGTCTTCGTGCGCATCCTGCAACCGGAGCGCTACGAGCTGTGGAAACGCGGGCAGGACCAGATCGTGGTGGACCACACGCAGCCCACGGAGCCCAGCAGCCAGGGCCTGGACGCCTGGAGGGAGGTCCCCGCGCCCTGGGGAGCCGCTCTGGGCCTGAGGCACCACCAGCCACGCCGCGCTCGGCGCCCCCGTGGGCCTGTAGCCGCGGACGGTGAGACCCGCCACCGAGTCCCTGTGAGTGCTGTGTCCCGGCGCTCCTCGCCGGTCCGGGGTTCTTGCTCGGCCGCCCAGTTCGAGGCTGAGGCCACCTGCACCTCCGGGGAGCCCGGCCCGACCCAGCCGCCGACCCCAGGTCCATCTGCCCCGGATCGCCACCCAGCTGGAAGATGTGGCCCTCGTCGTCGTCCTTGGGAACAGGGGACTCAGGAGCCAACTGCTCCCCCCAGGGCTAAGAGGAGGCTTTCCTTAGACATTGTTCAGGACCCAGAGGCTCAGCCCCTGCCTGTGGATGCACCCTCGCCGGACAACGCTGACCCGCTCAGCCCTGGGCTCCAGCATCCCGCCAAGGCTTCTGGGTGTGGTTGTGGCCCTGTCCCCTAA